In Mastigocladopsis repens PCC 10914, a single window of DNA contains:
- a CDS encoding ABC transporter ATP-binding protein, with product MGKLTPKTQLRLEQVSLFANLKTQGKSNPLGHPILQDISFEVFEGERVAIVGPSGAGKTHLLRLLNRLSTPTSGKIYLENQEYRQIPVLQLRSLVTLVLQESKLLGMTVKEAIAYPLVLRGLPKQTIEQRVSHSIEQLQIPDEWFGRTEVQLSAGQRQLVAIARGLVIQPKILLLDEPTSALDAGSAKNLIEILNQLAQSYQTTVFMVNHQLELAQKFCTRLLYLQQGRLLVNQEASEISWANLRESLTQAKAQDEFGF from the coding sequence ATGGGGAAACTTACCCCCAAAACACAACTGCGCTTAGAACAAGTCAGCCTGTTTGCCAACCTGAAAACTCAGGGGAAGAGTAACCCGCTGGGACACCCAATATTGCAGGATATTTCCTTTGAGGTATTTGAGGGAGAACGAGTTGCTATTGTTGGACCATCGGGTGCAGGAAAAACTCATTTATTACGCCTCCTGAACCGTTTAAGTACACCTACGAGCGGTAAAATCTATCTGGAAAATCAAGAGTATCGCCAAATTCCTGTATTGCAGCTACGCTCCTTAGTGACACTGGTACTGCAAGAGTCCAAGCTGTTGGGAATGACCGTCAAAGAAGCGATCGCTTATCCCCTGGTTTTGCGTGGTTTACCCAAACAGACAATTGAGCAACGTGTGAGTCACTCGATAGAACAGTTGCAAATTCCAGATGAATGGTTTGGACGAACTGAGGTCCAACTTTCTGCGGGTCAACGACAACTCGTGGCGATCGCTCGTGGTTTAGTTATTCAACCGAAAATTTTATTGTTAGATGAGCCAACCTCTGCCCTAGACGCAGGTAGTGCTAAGAATCTTATAGAAATTTTAAACCAGCTTGCTCAAAGTTATCAAACAACGGTTTTTATGGTAAACCACCAGCTAGAGCTAGCCCAGAAGTTTTGTACACGGTTATTGTACTTACAGCAAGGTCGCTTACTTGTCAATCAAGAAGCATCTGAGATCAGCTGGGCTAACTTACGAGAAAGCTTGACGCAAGCAAAGGCGCAAGATGAATTTGGATTTTAA
- a CDS encoding response regulator transcription factor — MGSVCIEIIEGNPHLRSLLGWHLQQLDYRVHQAASIYQAREVFLSHQPTLVILDADLPDGDGIEFCRWLHRQQQPLILMLSARSNEADIVAGLKAGADDYLSKPFGMQEFLARVEAIIRRKRTPVAPAYLDYGALQIDLVQRRVRFQGEFIDLTPQEFSLLYVLAQAGGVPLSRSELLRRAWPDAIDNPRTIDTHVLSLRKKVELDPRQPSLIQTIRNVGYRFNTEILNANLPDLPPKLPKQRFTNQRSTISTQR, encoded by the coding sequence GTGGGTTCGGTTTGTATTGAAATCATTGAGGGAAATCCCCATCTGAGGTCATTGCTTGGCTGGCACTTGCAACAACTGGACTATCGGGTGCATCAAGCTGCAAGTATCTATCAAGCTAGAGAAGTGTTTTTAAGCCATCAACCAACACTGGTCATTCTTGATGCTGATTTACCTGATGGTGATGGCATTGAGTTCTGCCGTTGGTTGCATCGTCAGCAACAGCCTTTAATCTTAATGCTATCTGCTCGGAGTAATGAAGCTGATATCGTCGCTGGTTTGAAAGCGGGAGCAGATGACTACCTCAGCAAACCTTTTGGGATGCAAGAGTTTCTTGCACGGGTTGAGGCAATTATTCGCCGTAAGCGCACACCCGTTGCACCTGCTTACTTGGATTATGGCGCTCTGCAAATTGATTTAGTACAGCGACGCGTTCGCTTCCAAGGAGAGTTTATTGACTTAACACCACAGGAATTCAGTTTACTATACGTTTTAGCACAAGCTGGAGGAGTGCCTTTGAGTAGGTCTGAACTACTACGCCGTGCTTGGCCCGATGCCATAGACAACCCACGTACCATTGATACCCATGTACTATCATTGCGGAAAAAAGTTGAATTAGATCCGCGCCAACCTAGTTTGATTCAAACTATCCGCAATGTAGGATACCGATTTAACACAGAAATTTTAAATGCTAATCTTCCAGATTTACCACCAAAGTTACCTAAACAGAGGTTCACCAATCAACGCTCAACGATTAGTACTCAGAGGTAA